The Thioclava sp. GXIMD2076 region TTCTCTACCCAAAAGGCCAATACGCAATTGGAGAGCCTTTATGAAATCCCTGTTCCACCTTGCCATCCACGTTACCGATCTCAACGAGACGCGCCATTTCTACGGCGATGTTCTGGGCTGCGAGGAAGGCCGTTCGACCGATACCTGGGTCGATTTCGACTTCTTCGGTCATCAGCTGTCCTTCCATCTGGGCAAGCCTTTCGAGACCACCCGCACCGGTAAAGTCGGCGATCATATGGTGATGATGCCGCATATGGGTGCGGTTCTGGCGCTGGATGACTGGAAGGCTCTGGCCGACCGTCTGCAGTCGAAAGGCATCGCCTTCGACATTCCGCCGGTCATCCGTTTCGAGGGGCAACCGGGCGAGCAACGCACCATGTTCTTCTTCGACCCGTCGGGTAACCCGATCGAGATCAAGGGCTTTGCCGATTTCGACGGGCTTTTCGCGAAATGAGCGAGTATGTCTTCACGCCGCCGCCCGTGCCCTCGTTGCCGGTCGAGGGTGAAACCGCGCGCTTTCCGATCCGGCGGATCTATTGCGTCGGGCGTAACTATGCCGAGCATGCCCGCGAGATGGGGCATGATCCCGATCGCGAGCCGCCATTCTTCTTCTCGAAACCGGCCGATAGCATCACCGAGGGCGGGCAGGATCTGCCCTTCCCG contains the following coding sequences:
- a CDS encoding VOC family protein translates to MKSLFHLAIHVTDLNETRHFYGDVLGCEEGRSTDTWVDFDFFGHQLSFHLGKPFETTRTGKVGDHMVMMPHMGAVLALDDWKALADRLQSKGIAFDIPPVIRFEGQPGEQRTMFFFDPSGNPIEIKGFADFDGLFAK